One stretch of Prinia subflava isolate CZ2003 ecotype Zambia chromosome 7, Cam_Psub_1.2, whole genome shotgun sequence DNA includes these proteins:
- the USP46 gene encoding ubiquitin carboxyl-terminal hydrolase 46 isoform X2, protein MTVRNIASICNMGTNASALEKDIGPEQFPINEHYFGLVNFGNTCYCNSVLQALYFCRPFRENVLSYKAQQKKKENLLTCLADLFHSIATQKKKVGVIPPKKFISRLRKENDLFDNYMQQDAHEFLNYLLNTIADILQEEKKQEKQNGKLKNGNMNEAEENNKQELTWVHEIFQGTLTNETRCLNCETVSSKDEDFLDLSVDVEQNTSITHCLRDFSNTETLCSEQKYYCETCCSKQEAQKRMRVKKLPMILALHLKRFKYMEQLHRYTKLSYRVVFPLELRLFNTSGDAVNLDRMYDLVAVVVHCGSGPNRGHYITIVKSHGFWLLFDDDIVEKIDAQAIEEFYGLTSDISKNSESGYILFYQSRE, encoded by the exons ATGACTGTCAGAAACATCGCCTCCATCTGTAATATG gGCACCAATGCCTCTGCTCTGGAAAAAGACATTGGCCCAGAGCAGTTTCCAATCAATGAACACTACTTTGGATTGGTCAAT TTTGGGAACACCTGCTACTGTAACTCCGTGCTGCAGGCATTGTACTTTTGCCGGCCATTTCGGGAAAATGTATTATCATACAAGGcccaacagaaaaagaaggaaaacctcTTGACTTGCCTGGCAGATCTTTTCCACAGTATTGctactcagaagaaaaaagttggAGTTATTCCACCGAAGAAGTTCATATCACGGTTACGAAAAGAGAATG ATCTCTTTGACAACTACATGCAGCAGGACGCACATGAGTTTTTAAATTACCTGCTGAACACCATTGCAGACATTTTGCAGGAggagaagaaacaggaaaaacaaaatgggaaactgaaaaatggcaacaTGAATGAAGCTGAAGAGAACAATAAACAAGAACTCACCTGGGTGCATGAGATTTTTCAGGGAACACTGACTAATGAAACTAGATGTTTGAACTGTGAAACC GTTAGTAGCAAAGATGAAGATTTTCTTGACCTTTCTGTTGATGTGGAGCAGAACACATCGATTACACACTGTCTAAG AGACTTCAGTAACACAGAGACGCTATGTAGTGAACAGAAATACTACTGTGAAACTTGCTGCAGCAAACAAGAGGCACAGAAGAG GATGAGAGTAAAAAAACTGCCAATGATTCTTGCCTTACACCTCAAGAGATTCAAGTACATGGAGCAGCTGCACAGGTACACGAAGCTGTCTTACAGGGTAGTGTTTCCTCTGGAGCTGCGTCTCTTCAACACCTCTGGCGATGCCGTCAACCTAGATCGGATGTACGACTTGGTAGCTGTTGTTGTTCACTGTGGAAG TGGACCGAACCGGGGGCATTACATTACCATTGTGAAAAGTCATGGATTTTGGCTCTTGTTTGATGATGACATTGTAGAG aaaatagATGCTCAAGCTATTGAAGAATTCTATGGTCTGACCTCTGATATATCAAAAAATTCAGAGTCTGGATATATTTTATTCTATCAGTCAAGAGAGTGA
- the USP46 gene encoding ubiquitin carboxyl-terminal hydrolase 46 isoform X1: MWCPSMPCAADATLCIHLPWRMEPDSRGTNASALEKDIGPEQFPINEHYFGLVNFGNTCYCNSVLQALYFCRPFRENVLSYKAQQKKKENLLTCLADLFHSIATQKKKVGVIPPKKFISRLRKENDLFDNYMQQDAHEFLNYLLNTIADILQEEKKQEKQNGKLKNGNMNEAEENNKQELTWVHEIFQGTLTNETRCLNCETVSSKDEDFLDLSVDVEQNTSITHCLRDFSNTETLCSEQKYYCETCCSKQEAQKRMRVKKLPMILALHLKRFKYMEQLHRYTKLSYRVVFPLELRLFNTSGDAVNLDRMYDLVAVVVHCGSGPNRGHYITIVKSHGFWLLFDDDIVEKIDAQAIEEFYGLTSDISKNSESGYILFYQSRE, from the exons ATGTGGTGCCCCAGCATGCCTTGTGCTGCTGATGCCACACTTTGCATTCATCTGCCCTGGAGAATGGAGCCTGACTCTAGG gGCACCAATGCCTCTGCTCTGGAAAAAGACATTGGCCCAGAGCAGTTTCCAATCAATGAACACTACTTTGGATTGGTCAAT TTTGGGAACACCTGCTACTGTAACTCCGTGCTGCAGGCATTGTACTTTTGCCGGCCATTTCGGGAAAATGTATTATCATACAAGGcccaacagaaaaagaaggaaaacctcTTGACTTGCCTGGCAGATCTTTTCCACAGTATTGctactcagaagaaaaaagttggAGTTATTCCACCGAAGAAGTTCATATCACGGTTACGAAAAGAGAATG ATCTCTTTGACAACTACATGCAGCAGGACGCACATGAGTTTTTAAATTACCTGCTGAACACCATTGCAGACATTTTGCAGGAggagaagaaacaggaaaaacaaaatgggaaactgaaaaatggcaacaTGAATGAAGCTGAAGAGAACAATAAACAAGAACTCACCTGGGTGCATGAGATTTTTCAGGGAACACTGACTAATGAAACTAGATGTTTGAACTGTGAAACC GTTAGTAGCAAAGATGAAGATTTTCTTGACCTTTCTGTTGATGTGGAGCAGAACACATCGATTACACACTGTCTAAG AGACTTCAGTAACACAGAGACGCTATGTAGTGAACAGAAATACTACTGTGAAACTTGCTGCAGCAAACAAGAGGCACAGAAGAG GATGAGAGTAAAAAAACTGCCAATGATTCTTGCCTTACACCTCAAGAGATTCAAGTACATGGAGCAGCTGCACAGGTACACGAAGCTGTCTTACAGGGTAGTGTTTCCTCTGGAGCTGCGTCTCTTCAACACCTCTGGCGATGCCGTCAACCTAGATCGGATGTACGACTTGGTAGCTGTTGTTGTTCACTGTGGAAG TGGACCGAACCGGGGGCATTACATTACCATTGTGAAAAGTCATGGATTTTGGCTCTTGTTTGATGATGACATTGTAGAG aaaatagATGCTCAAGCTATTGAAGAATTCTATGGTCTGACCTCTGATATATCAAAAAATTCAGAGTCTGGATATATTTTATTCTATCAGTCAAGAGAGTGA